In Streptomyces liangshanensis, the DNA window ACCGGCTGGCCCATGTACAGATCGAGGACATGCGGCGCGGGGTCCACGAGCACCTCCCCTTCGGCGAGGGCGACATCCACTTCCCGCCCGTCCTCGCGGCACTCGGCACCGCCGGGTACCGGGGGCTGGTGTCCGTGGAGCTTCCCCGGCACAGCCACGCCGCCACCGCGACCGCCCGGCACAGCATCGAGTTCCTGCGCTCCGCAGCCCTTCTCAAGGAGGTCGTACCGGTATGACAGCCCCGACAACGGCAGTGGCGCCGCCGCCCGCCGTGTGCGACGCGCTCGTCCTGCGCACCCTCAAGGAGTGCCTGGGCTCCGGCCTCGGCCAGGAGAACCGCACCCGGCTCGCCGCGGATCTCGCGGCCGTCGACGCGCAGGGCCCCCGCGCGCTCGACAGCCGCTTCCCGGCCGCCGGCCGCGTGTACGGCAGGGGCCCGCTCCCCGGCTGGGCCGGCTGGTCGACGGAGGACGCCGTACGGACCGTACTGCTGGCCCGACTGCCCCTGGAGGGCGACGAGTTGGCGCGCGAGGCCGCCCGGCGCTACCACCACGGCGACGCCGCCGAACGGCGGGGCGTACTGCGGGCCCTGGCCTTCCTGCCGGTCGGCGCGCACGGGCTGGAGCTCACCGACGACGCCCTGCGCACCAACGACAACCGGCTGATCGCCGCCGCGCTCGGCCCGTACGCCAAGGTCCATCTCGACCAGTACCGCTGGCGCCAGGCCGTCCTCAAGTGCCTGTTCACCGGCATCCCGCTGGCCAAGGTCGCCGGCCTGCACGAGCGCCGCGACGCCGAACTCGCCCGCATGGCGGCCGGGTTCGCCGCCGAACGCCGCGCCGCCGGCCGGCCGATCCCCGACGACCTGTGGCTGGTGGACGCCTACGAGCAGTAGGAACCGACTCCCAGGACCCGAGGACACCTCAGGCCCCCAGGACCTCAGGCCCCCAGGACCCCACAGCCCCCAGGCCCCCCCGACCTCCCGACGGAGCACCGGCCATGCGCATCTTCGATCCACACATCCACATGACCTCACGCACCACCGACGACTACCGCGCCATGTACGACGCCGGTGTCCGCGCCCTGGTCGAACCGGCCTTCTGGCTCGGCCAGCCCCGTACCTCGCCCGGCAGCTTCACCGACTACTTCGACGCCCTGCTCGGCTGGGAGCCCTACCGCGCCTCCCAGTTCGGCATCCGGCACCACTGCACGATCGGCCTCAACCCGAAGGAGGCCAACGACCCCCGCTGCACCCCGGTCCTCGACCTCCTGCCCCGCTACCTGGCCAAGGACGGAGTCGTGGCGGTCGGGGAGATCGGCTACGACACCATGACCGACGCCGAGGAACACGCCTTCGCCACCCAACTCGCCCTCGCCGTCGAGTTCGGGCTGCCCGCCCTCGTCCACACCCCGCACCGCGACAAGGCGGGCGGCACCGCCCGCTCGCTGGCCGTCGTCGCCGAGTCCGGCATCGACCCCGGCTTCGTCGTCCTCGACCACCTCAACGAGGTCACCGTCGCCGAAGTCGCCGACTCCGGCTGCTGGATGGGCTTCTCCATCTACCCCGACACCAAGATGACCCCGGAGCGCATGGTCGCGATCCTCCGGCGGTACGGAACGGAGCGCGTCCTCGTCAACTCCGCGGCGGACTGGGGACACAGCGACCCGCTGCTGACCCGCACCACCGCGGATGCCATGCTCGCCGCCGGCTTCGACCACGAAGACGTCGACC includes these proteins:
- a CDS encoding TatD family hydrolase, translated to MRIFDPHIHMTSRTTDDYRAMYDAGVRALVEPAFWLGQPRTSPGSFTDYFDALLGWEPYRASQFGIRHHCTIGLNPKEANDPRCTPVLDLLPRYLAKDGVVAVGEIGYDTMTDAEEHAFATQLALAVEFGLPALVHTPHRDKAGGTARSLAVVAESGIDPGFVVLDHLNEVTVAEVADSGCWMGFSIYPDTKMTPERMVAILRRYGTERVLVNSAADWGHSDPLLTRTTADAMLAAGFDHEDVDRVMWRNPVIFYGQSGRLDLDGYNDVQAAGLYAGNSIARGGS
- a CDS encoding EboA domain-containing protein, producing the protein MTAPTTAVAPPPAVCDALVLRTLKECLGSGLGQENRTRLAADLAAVDAQGPRALDSRFPAAGRVYGRGPLPGWAGWSTEDAVRTVLLARLPLEGDELAREAARRYHHGDAAERRGVLRALAFLPVGAHGLELTDDALRTNDNRLIAAALGPYAKVHLDQYRWRQAVLKCLFTGIPLAKVAGLHERRDAELARMAAGFAAERRAAGRPIPDDLWLVDAYEQ